A section of the Lathamus discolor isolate bLatDis1 chromosome 6, bLatDis1.hap1, whole genome shotgun sequence genome encodes:
- the PSMC3 gene encoding 26S proteasome regulatory subunit 6A, which yields MASVWDESEDGVGEEVLKMSTEEIVQRTRLLDSEIKIMKSEVLRVTHELQAMKDKIKENSEKIKVNKTLPYLVSNVIELLDVDPNDQEEDGANIDLDSQRKGKCAVIKTSTRQTYFLPVIGLVDAEKLKPGDLVGVNKDSYLILETLPTEYDSRVKAMEVDERPTEQYSDIGGLDKQIQELVEAIVLPMNHKEKFENLGIQPPKGVLMYGPPGTGKTLLARACAAQTKATFLKLAGPQLVQMFIGDGAKLVRDAFALAKEKAPSIIFIDELDAIGTKRFDSEKAGDREVQRTMLELLNQLDGFQPNTQVKVIAATNRVDILDPALLRSGRLDRKIEFPMPNEEARARIMQIHSRKMNVSPDVNYEELARCTDDFNGAQCKAVCVEAGMIALRRGATELTHEDYMEGILEVQAKKKANLQYYA from the exons ATCATGAAGAGTGAAGTACTGAGAGTGACTCATGAGCTTCAAGCCATGAAAGACAAGATTAAAGAGAACAGTGAGAAAATCAAAGTAAACAAAACCCTGCCATACCTTGTCTCCAACGTTATTGAG CTGCTGGATGTTGACCCCAATGACcaagaggaggatggagcaaaTATTGACCTGGATTCCCAGCGAAAGGGCAAGTGTGCTGTGATCAAGACATCTACACGTCAG ACATATTTCCTGCCTGTTATTGGCTTGGTTGATGCTGAGAAGTTGAAGCCTGGAGACTTAGTG GGGGTGAACAAAGACTCGTACTTGATCTTGGAGACTTTACCTACTGAATATGATTCACGAGTGAAAGCCATGGAAGTGGATGAGAGACCCACAGAGCAGTACAGTGACATCGGGGGGCTGGATAAGCAAATCCAAGAG CTCGTGGAGGCCATTGTCCTGCCAATGAACCATAAGGAGAAGTTTGAGAACTTGGGTATACAGCCACCCAAAGGAGTCCTGATGTATGGGCCACCAGGAACAGGGAAGACACTGTTAGCTCGAGCGTGTGCTGCCCAGACCAAG GCCACGTTCCTGAAGCTTGCGGGTCCACAACTTGTACAGATGTTCATTGGTGATGGAGCTAAGCTGGTACGTGATGCTTTTGCTCTAGCCAAGGAGAAAGCTCCTTCCATCATCTTTATTGACGAGCTGGATGCCATTGGCACTAAAAG GTTTGACAGTGAGAAGGCTGGTGATCGGGAGGTGCAGAGGACCATGCTGGAGCTGCTTAATCAACTTGATGGTTTCCAGCCCAACACACAAGTCAAG GTGATTGCTGCAACCAACCGGGTTGATATCTTGGACCCAGCTTTGCTCCGCTCTGGACGATTAGATCGCAAGATTGAGTTCCCAATGCCTAACGAGGAGGCCAGAGCCAGAATCATGCAGATCCATTCACGCAAAATGAATGTCAG CCCTGATGTGAACTATGAGGAACTGGCTCGCTGCACAGATGACTTCAATGGAGCCCAGTGTAAGGCTGTGTGTGTTGAAGCT GGGATGATTGCCCTCCGCCGTGGAGCCACAGAGCTCACCCACGAGGACTACATGGAAGGAATCCTGGAAgttcaagcaaagaaaaaagccaatCTGCAGTACTATGCCTGA